In Miscanthus floridulus cultivar M001 chromosome 5, ASM1932011v1, whole genome shotgun sequence, one genomic interval encodes:
- the LOC136454632 gene encoding abscisic stress-ripening protein 2-like — protein sequence MGHHHHDKQNKSEQAAGAGAGEWRNEEKHHKHMEQLAQLGAAAAGAYAVHEKHKAKKDPKHARSHRIKEEIAATIAAGSAGFAIHEHHKTKEAKKHGHQHHH from the coding sequence ATGggtcaccaccaccacgacaAGCAGAACAAGTCCGAGcaggccgccggcgccggcgccggcgaatGGCGCAATGAGGAGAAGCACCACAAGCACATGGAGCAGCTGGCCCagctcggcgccgccgccgccggagcataCGCCGTGCACGAGAAGCACAAGGCCAAGAAAGACCCCAAGCACGCACGGTCGCACAGGATCAAGGAAGAGATTGCAGCCACCATTGCCGCCGGCAGTGCGGGGTTCGCCATCCACGAGCACCATAAGACGAAAGAGGCCAAGAAGCACGGACACCAACACCACCATTAG
- the LOC136452169 gene encoding abscisic stress-ripening protein 2-like, which produces MAHHFLGSKHHGEEASKVTDWRKEEKHHKHMEQLGQLGAVAAGAYAMHEKHKAKKDPEHAHSHKIKEGVAAAVAVGSAGFAFHEHHQKKDAKKHRRHGHHH; this is translated from the coding sequence ATGGCGCACCACTTCTTGGGCAGCAAGCACCATGGAGAAGAGGCGTCCAAGGTGACCGACTGGCGCAAGGAGGAGAAGCACCACAAGCACATGGAGCAGCTCGGCCAGCTCGGCGCCGTCGCCGCAGGAGCCTACGCCATGCACGAGAAGCACAAGGCGAAGAAGGACCCGGAGCACGCGCACTCGCACAAGATCAAGGAAggggtcgccgccgccgtcgccgtgggCAGCGCCGGCTTTGCCTTCCACGAGCACCACCAGAAGAAAGACGCCAAGAAGCACCGCCGCCATGGACACCACCACTAG